One genomic segment of Streptomyces liangshanensis includes these proteins:
- a CDS encoding GlxA family transcriptional regulator, with amino-acid sequence MTAPYLQRVAVLVLEGAKPLDVGIPAQVFTTRASMPYEVRVCGAAPGLVTGGDGLSYWVDHGPEALAWADIVFIPGYRFPGREDPPRAVLDALIEAHGRGVRLAAISTGAFALAATGLLDGRRATTHWHYTRALAARHPLVRVDENVLFVDEGSVLTSAGAASGLDLCLHILRRDLGVSASNHAARRLVAAPYRSGGQAQYVRRSVPESLGERFAATREWALHRLGEPLTLDALARHAAVSPRTFSRRFTEDTGYTPMQWVMRARIDLARELLERSDRGVEQIAADVGLGTGANLRLHFQRILDTTPSEYRRTFTKGE; translated from the coding sequence GTGACCGCTCCCTACCTGCAACGTGTCGCCGTCCTCGTCCTCGAAGGGGCGAAGCCGCTCGATGTCGGCATTCCCGCGCAGGTGTTCACGACCCGCGCGAGCATGCCGTACGAGGTACGGGTCTGCGGCGCGGCACCCGGTCTCGTCACCGGGGGCGACGGGTTGTCGTACTGGGTCGACCACGGTCCCGAGGCGCTGGCGTGGGCCGACATCGTCTTCATCCCCGGCTACCGGTTCCCGGGGCGCGAGGACCCGCCGCGGGCCGTGCTCGACGCCCTGATCGAGGCCCACGGCCGCGGCGTACGGCTCGCGGCCATCTCGACGGGCGCCTTCGCCCTCGCCGCCACGGGCCTGCTCGACGGCAGGCGCGCGACGACCCACTGGCACTACACGCGGGCGCTGGCGGCGCGGCACCCGCTGGTCCGGGTCGACGAGAACGTCCTGTTCGTCGACGAGGGCAGTGTGCTGACGTCCGCGGGCGCCGCCTCGGGCCTCGACCTGTGCCTGCACATCCTGCGCCGCGATCTCGGGGTGTCCGCGTCGAACCACGCGGCGCGGCGGCTGGTGGCGGCGCCGTACCGCAGTGGCGGTCAGGCGCAGTACGTACGGCGCAGCGTGCCCGAGTCGCTGGGCGAGCGGTTCGCCGCCACCCGGGAGTGGGCGCTGCACCGGCTCGGCGAGCCGCTGACCCTCGACGCGCTGGCCCGGCACGCGGCGGTGTCCCCGCGCACGTTCTCCCGGCGCTTCACCGAGGACACCGGGTACACGCCGATGCAGTGGGTGATGCGGGCCCGGATCGACCTGGCCCGGGAGCTGCTCGAACGGTCCGATCGCGGGGTCGAGCAGATCGCCGCCGACGTCGGCCTCGGCACGGGCGCCAATCTGCGGCTGCACTTCCAGCGCATCCTGGACACCACGCCGAGTGAATACCGGCGGACCTTCACCAAGGGGGAATAG
- a CDS encoding phytoene desaturase family protein: MTDAVVVGAGPNGLVAANLLADAGWTVEVLEAEDEPGGAVKSDRGVHPAYVNDLFSSFYPLAAASPVLSALDLDKEGLLWTHAPHVLAHPLLDGRCAVLDRDRQVTAASLEAFAPGDGRAWEGLCTTFDRLGDDLLAALFTTFPPVRAGARLAARLRGAGGLRFARSMLLPVRRLGEEEFDGEGGRLLLAGNALHADLPPEAAVSGGFGWLMSMLGQAYGFPVPVGGAGSLTTALMDRLAKRGGTVRCGERVSEIVVRGGRAVGVRTARGEGIPARRAVLADVTAPALYGELVGAEHLPARVFEDLRRFQWDFATFKVDWALGGPVPWTAPEAASAGTVHLADGVDALTRFAAQIARGLIPDRPFALFGQMTTADATRSPAGTESAWAYTHVPHHVKGDAGPDGLTGRWDAAEQERMADRLEEEIERYAPGFRGRVLARRILAPPTLQAADSNLRGGAINAGTTSLHQQLVFRPLPGTGRPETPVRGLFLASASAHPGGGVHGAPGANAARAALRAQGPARFLTAAQRALAARG, translated from the coding sequence ATGACGGACGCCGTGGTCGTCGGGGCCGGTCCCAACGGGCTCGTCGCCGCCAACCTCCTCGCCGACGCGGGCTGGACCGTGGAGGTCCTGGAGGCCGAGGACGAGCCGGGAGGCGCGGTCAAGAGCGACCGCGGCGTCCATCCGGCGTACGTGAACGACCTGTTCAGCTCGTTCTACCCGCTCGCCGCCGCCTCCCCGGTCCTGTCCGCGCTCGACCTGGACAAGGAGGGGCTGCTGTGGACCCACGCGCCCCACGTCCTCGCCCATCCCCTCCTGGACGGGCGCTGCGCGGTGCTGGACCGCGACCGGCAGGTCACCGCGGCCTCGCTGGAGGCCTTCGCGCCCGGTGACGGCCGGGCCTGGGAAGGCCTCTGCACGACCTTCGACCGGCTGGGCGACGACCTGCTGGCGGCGCTGTTCACGACCTTCCCGCCGGTACGGGCCGGCGCGCGGCTCGCGGCCCGGCTGCGCGGCGCGGGCGGCCTGCGCTTCGCCCGGAGCATGCTCCTGCCGGTCCGCAGGCTCGGCGAGGAGGAGTTCGACGGCGAGGGCGGCCGGCTCCTGCTGGCGGGCAACGCGCTGCACGCCGACCTGCCCCCGGAGGCCGCCGTCAGCGGCGGATTCGGGTGGCTGATGTCGATGCTGGGGCAGGCGTACGGCTTTCCCGTGCCGGTCGGCGGGGCGGGCTCCCTCACCACCGCCCTCATGGACCGCCTGGCGAAACGGGGCGGCACGGTCCGCTGCGGGGAGCGGGTCTCCGAGATCGTCGTCCGCGGCGGCCGGGCCGTCGGCGTCCGTACGGCACGCGGCGAGGGCATCCCCGCCCGCCGCGCGGTCCTGGCCGACGTCACGGCGCCCGCGCTGTACGGCGAGCTGGTCGGCGCCGAGCACCTGCCGGCCCGGGTCTTCGAGGACCTGCGGCGCTTCCAGTGGGACTTCGCGACGTTCAAGGTCGACTGGGCGCTCGGCGGGCCCGTGCCCTGGACCGCCCCCGAAGCCGCCTCGGCCGGCACGGTCCATCTCGCGGACGGGGTCGACGCGCTGACCCGGTTCGCCGCCCAGATCGCCAGAGGGCTGATCCCGGACCGGCCCTTCGCGCTGTTCGGGCAGATGACCACCGCCGACGCCACCCGCTCACCGGCCGGCACGGAGTCGGCCTGGGCCTACACCCACGTCCCGCACCACGTGAAGGGCGACGCGGGCCCGGACGGCCTGACCGGCCGCTGGGACGCGGCGGAGCAGGAGAGGATGGCCGACCGCCTCGAAGAGGAGATCGAGCGGTACGCCCCGGGCTTCCGCGGGCGGGTCCTGGCCCGCCGTATCCTCGCGCCGCCCACCCTCCAGGCGGCCGACAGCAACCTGCGGGGCGGCGCGATCAACGCCGGAACCACCAGCCTTCACCAGCAGTTGGTCTTCCGGCCCCTCCCCGGCACCGGCCGCCCCGAGACGCCCGTGCGGGGTCTGTTCCTCGCCTCGGCGTCCGCCCACCCCGGCGGCGGGGTGCACGGCGCCCCCGGAGCCAACGCGGCGCGCGCCGCCCTCCGCGCGCAAGGGCCGGCGCGCTTCCTGACCGCCGCTCAGCGGGCCCTTGCCGCGCGGGGATGA
- a CDS encoding SMI1/KNR4 family protein has translation MITSTVEQSWARIEAWLAQHASHTHGLLRPPALPEDIEVAERRLGVTFPSDLRASLLRHDGVRLEEGTLTLGYYGPLSGVEDIVRSTEFLRGLGAEDAEDDDNDEAELDEEARDEHAYWPHERLLITLGIGWHSSDGMFLVSRPGPHLGRVGRYFDEDLPSFTPWKELGSVLADFATALENGTLFNGRIPLAVEDRVIWDDDRTIIPDPLSPLALAAEADEPRVPVAAEPERLVPPDHGYYAVFMDAGPTAEAPPAQPDVVFVAGVSPEELPARLGAVPATAGPRSREQARLSAAAPWAAYRPLVRTGSCGGGWSYVTQEGGDPQLRRPEVLRRLSRGTRVVRLTKQGPEVRLTVVQDGVERSEGEKRVDSPREDYVTGPDGQVWETVGADPWPGSTAAYARLAAELAAEHGITWDPASDHDTPLASALLLPVLDDVRETRQPVSWVREFDLGGLVDRTTPERLRSAMASQLARLASETGIDGYPEIVRALEGIRRDEPVDLSADSPLDLRMRTLAAESRAARGLLDASRYESDPPAPVTKADLGAWVARNAAAGALREFVLLPLPEAAATILYDRLSVRWRDDLAEDLAGRADAAGRST, from the coding sequence ATGATCACTTCGACCGTCGAGCAGTCCTGGGCCCGTATCGAGGCATGGCTCGCGCAGCACGCCTCCCACACTCACGGATTGCTCCGGCCGCCGGCCCTGCCGGAGGACATCGAGGTGGCCGAGCGCAGGCTGGGAGTGACGTTCCCGTCCGACCTGAGGGCGTCGCTGCTGCGCCACGACGGCGTGCGGCTGGAGGAGGGGACCCTGACGCTCGGGTACTACGGACCGCTGTCCGGCGTGGAGGACATCGTCAGGAGCACGGAGTTCCTGCGGGGTCTCGGCGCCGAGGACGCCGAGGACGACGACAACGACGAGGCCGAGCTCGACGAGGAGGCGCGGGACGAGCACGCGTACTGGCCGCACGAACGGCTCCTGATCACCCTCGGCATCGGCTGGCACTCGTCCGACGGAATGTTCCTGGTCTCGCGCCCCGGCCCCCACCTGGGGCGCGTCGGGCGGTACTTCGACGAGGACCTGCCGTCCTTCACCCCGTGGAAGGAGCTGGGGAGCGTCCTCGCCGACTTCGCCACGGCTCTGGAGAACGGCACGCTGTTCAACGGGCGGATACCGCTCGCCGTCGAGGACCGGGTCATCTGGGACGACGACAGGACGATCATCCCCGATCCGCTCTCGCCGCTCGCCCTCGCCGCCGAGGCCGACGAGCCGCGGGTCCCGGTCGCGGCCGAACCCGAGCGGCTTGTCCCGCCGGACCACGGGTACTACGCCGTTTTCATGGACGCGGGCCCGACCGCAGAGGCGCCACCCGCGCAGCCGGACGTCGTCTTCGTGGCGGGCGTCTCCCCGGAGGAACTGCCCGCCAGGCTCGGCGCCGTGCCCGCGACCGCCGGGCCGCGGAGCCGCGAGCAGGCGCGGCTGTCCGCCGCCGCGCCCTGGGCGGCGTACCGTCCGCTGGTCCGGACGGGCTCGTGCGGCGGCGGATGGTCGTACGTCACCCAGGAGGGCGGCGACCCCCAGCTCCGACGTCCGGAGGTGCTGCGCCGGCTGTCCCGGGGGACCCGGGTCGTGCGGCTGACGAAGCAGGGGCCCGAGGTGCGCCTCACCGTCGTGCAGGACGGTGTGGAGCGGTCCGAGGGGGAGAAACGGGTCGACTCGCCCCGCGAGGACTACGTGACCGGACCCGACGGACAGGTGTGGGAGACCGTCGGCGCCGACCCCTGGCCCGGTTCGACGGCCGCGTACGCCCGGCTGGCGGCGGAGCTCGCGGCGGAGCACGGCATCACCTGGGATCCGGCGAGCGACCACGACACGCCGCTGGCGAGCGCGTTGCTGCTGCCGGTCCTGGACGACGTGCGGGAGACGCGGCAGCCGGTCTCCTGGGTACGCGAATTCGACCTCGGCGGGCTGGTCGACCGGACGACGCCGGAACGGCTGCGCTCCGCGATGGCCTCGCAGCTCGCCCGGCTGGCGTCCGAGACCGGCATCGACGGCTACCCGGAGATCGTGCGGGCGCTGGAGGGAATCCGCCGTGACGAACCGGTGGACCTGTCCGCCGACTCGCCCCTCGACCTGCGGATGAGGACCCTCGCGGCGGAATCCCGCGCGGCACGCGGGCTGCTGGACGCGTCCCGGTACGAGTCGGACCCCCCAGCGCCCGTCACCAAGGCCGACCTGGGCGCGTGGGTGGCGCGGAACGCGGCGGCGGGGGCGCTGCGCGAGTTCGTCCTCCTGCCCCTGCCGGAGGCGGCGGCGACGATCCTGTACGACCGCCTGTCCGTCCGGTGGCGCGACGACCTCGCCGAGGACCTGGCCGGCCGGGCCGACGCGGCCGGCAGGTCCACCTGA
- a CDS encoding flavin-containing monooxygenase: MSAPAFRVPAVVVGAGPAGLATSHHLARLGVEHVVLERDSVGATWRSARWDSFTLVTPTWSLRLPGLRAPDSDPDAFLPRDAFVELLDGYARDAGLPVRTGVEVRRLRGEGGDYVLDTSEGAWSTRAVVIASGALRVPNVPAGMDVPPGLTALHAVDYRRPGQLPPGAVLVVGSGQSGTQIADELRRAGRRVLLATSAAGRVPRRYRDRDVFGWLRQLGMLEQSTEQAPAEARRAPQPAVSGAHGGRTMALQQLARDGVVLLGRLTGIQGGRFHFADDLADHMRGADAFAERFRGQVDQALQGRPAGAEAGPEAGPEAGPEAGPPDTDPAELPLDAVPAAPTEIDARGEGISTVLWCTGMGPDTAWLPDDLLTPTGVPKHRLGATPLPGVHMVGFPWLTHRASGILYGMGADAARVAERIRADLAT; this comes from the coding sequence ATGTCCGCTCCCGCGTTCCGTGTCCCCGCCGTGGTGGTCGGCGCCGGCCCCGCCGGGCTGGCGACCAGCCACCACTTGGCCCGGCTCGGTGTCGAGCATGTCGTGCTGGAGCGCGACAGTGTCGGCGCCACCTGGCGCTCGGCGCGGTGGGACAGCTTCACCCTGGTCACCCCGACCTGGTCGTTGAGGCTGCCGGGCCTGCGGGCACCGGACTCCGACCCGGACGCCTTCCTTCCCCGCGACGCCTTCGTGGAGCTGCTCGACGGCTACGCGCGGGACGCCGGACTTCCCGTCCGTACGGGAGTCGAGGTGCGCCGGCTCCGGGGAGAGGGCGGCGACTACGTGCTGGACACGTCGGAAGGCGCGTGGTCCACGCGGGCGGTGGTGATCGCGAGCGGCGCGCTGCGGGTGCCGAACGTCCCGGCGGGCATGGACGTACCCCCCGGCCTCACGGCGCTGCACGCCGTCGACTACCGCCGTCCCGGGCAACTGCCCCCGGGCGCGGTGCTGGTGGTCGGCAGCGGGCAGAGCGGCACCCAGATCGCCGACGAGCTGCGCCGCGCGGGGCGGCGGGTCCTCCTCGCCACCAGCGCCGCGGGGCGGGTCCCCCGGCGGTACCGCGACCGGGACGTCTTCGGCTGGCTGCGGCAGCTCGGGATGCTGGAGCAGTCCACCGAGCAGGCGCCCGCCGAGGCGCGGCGCGCACCGCAGCCGGCCGTGAGCGGCGCCCACGGGGGCCGCACGATGGCGCTCCAGCAGCTGGCCAGGGACGGGGTGGTCCTCCTCGGCCGCCTCACCGGCATCCAGGGCGGGCGTTTCCACTTCGCCGACGACCTCGCGGACCACATGCGGGGCGCGGACGCCTTCGCGGAGCGCTTTCGCGGCCAGGTCGACCAGGCCCTCCAGGGCCGCCCGGCGGGGGCGGAGGCGGGTCCTGAGGCGGGTCCTGAGGCGGGTCCTGAGGCGGGACCGCCCGACACCGATCCCGCCGAGCTGCCCCTCGACGCCGTTCCGGCGGCTCCGACGGAGATCGACGCCCGTGGCGAGGGCATCTCGACCGTGCTGTGGTGCACGGGCATGGGCCCGGACACCGCCTGGCTGCCGGACGACCTGCTCACCCCCACCGGCGTCCCGAAACACCGGCTGGGGGCCACCCCCCTCCCCGGCGTCCACATGGTCGGCTTCCCGTGGCTGACCCACCGGGCCTCCGGGATCCTGTACGGCATGGGCGCGGACGCCGCCCGGGTCGCGGAGCGGATCAGGGCGGACCTCGCGACGTGA
- the gap gene encoding type I glyceraldehyde-3-phosphate dehydrogenase, which yields MTRIAINGFGRIGRNALRALLERDTRLEVVAVNDLTEPAALARLLAFDSTAGRLGRPVTVDGDTLVVDGHRIKVLAERDPSRLPWAELGVDIVLESTGRFTSAEAAGAHLTAGAKKVLVSAPASGADVTLAYGVNNDAYDPEAHTIISNASCTTNALAPLAAVLDELAGIEHGFMTTVHAYTQEQNLQDGPHRDPRRARAAGVNIVPTTTGAAKAIGLVLPNLEGKLSGDSIRVPVPVGSIVELNTTVARDVTRDEVLAAYRAAADGPLAGVLEYSEDALVSSDITGNPASSIFDSELTRVEGRHIKVVAWYDNEWGFSNRVIDTLEFLTR from the coding sequence ATGACTCGCATCGCCATCAACGGATTCGGCCGCATCGGGCGCAACGCGCTCCGCGCCCTGCTCGAACGTGACACCCGCCTCGAGGTCGTCGCCGTCAACGACCTCACGGAGCCCGCCGCCCTGGCCCGGTTGCTCGCCTTCGACTCGACGGCCGGCCGCCTCGGCCGCCCGGTGACCGTCGACGGGGACACCCTCGTCGTGGACGGCCACCGCATCAAGGTGCTCGCCGAGCGCGACCCGTCCCGGCTGCCGTGGGCGGAGCTGGGCGTCGACATCGTGCTGGAGTCGACGGGCCGCTTCACCTCCGCCGAGGCCGCCGGCGCGCACCTGACCGCCGGCGCCAAGAAGGTGCTGGTCAGCGCCCCGGCGAGTGGCGCGGACGTGACGCTGGCGTACGGCGTGAACAACGACGCGTACGACCCGGAGGCGCACACGATCATCTCGAACGCCTCCTGCACGACCAACGCGCTCGCGCCGCTGGCCGCGGTGCTCGACGAGCTCGCGGGCATCGAGCACGGCTTCATGACCACCGTGCACGCGTACACCCAGGAGCAGAACCTCCAGGACGGCCCGCACCGCGACCCGCGCCGCGCCCGCGCCGCCGGTGTCAACATCGTGCCGACCACGACGGGCGCCGCCAAGGCGATCGGCCTGGTGCTGCCCAACCTGGAGGGCAAGCTGTCGGGCGACTCGATCCGCGTCCCGGTCCCGGTGGGCTCGATCGTCGAACTGAACACGACCGTCGCCCGCGACGTGACGCGCGACGAGGTGCTGGCGGCGTACCGCGCGGCGGCGGACGGGCCGCTCGCGGGGGTGCTGGAGTACTCCGAGGACGCGCTCGTGTCGTCCGACATCACGGGCAACCCGGCCTCGTCGATCTTCGACTCGGAGCTGACCCGCGTCGAGGGCCGTCACATCAAGGTCGTCGCCTGGTACGACAACGAGTGGGGCTTCTCGAACCGCGTGATCGACACACTGGAGTTCCTGACCCGCTGA
- a CDS encoding alpha/beta fold hydrolase, which yields MTDRQLAPVPVQLPLRRWGRPDGVRHALLLHGLTSSAACWWRVADEMAAAGWVVTAPDLRGHGDAPRTVRYDIAGFAADVLDLTPPSPDGAPRPWDLVVGHSLGGVVATAAAGTEPGWAARLLLVDPVITVATDLAAEVTAELDASQEALSAANPLWHPEDAFLKAQAARQTTPHVVESFFRHNVPWSYEETLAATACPVTVLAADPDRGPTFTAAEGLRLAAAKADFTWSTVPGAGHSVHRDNPEAVVAAALAGQAPH from the coding sequence ATGACTGATCGACAGCTCGCTCCCGTGCCCGTTCAGCTGCCTCTTCGGAGGTGGGGTCGCCCGGACGGGGTGCGGCATGCGCTCCTGCTTCACGGGTTGACGTCCTCGGCCGCGTGCTGGTGGCGGGTCGCGGACGAGATGGCCGCCGCGGGGTGGGTGGTCACCGCTCCCGACCTGCGGGGGCACGGAGACGCTCCGCGTACCGTCCGGTACGACATCGCCGGCTTCGCGGCCGACGTCCTGGACCTGACCCCGCCGTCCCCGGACGGGGCGCCGCGGCCGTGGGACCTGGTGGTCGGGCACTCGCTGGGAGGCGTGGTCGCCACGGCCGCCGCCGGCACCGAGCCCGGCTGGGCGGCACGCCTGCTGCTCGTGGACCCCGTGATCACGGTCGCCACCGATCTCGCGGCCGAGGTGACGGCCGAGCTGGACGCGTCCCAGGAGGCGCTGTCGGCGGCCAACCCGCTCTGGCATCCCGAGGACGCCTTCCTCAAGGCCCAGGCGGCCCGGCAGACCACCCCCCACGTGGTGGAGAGCTTCTTCCGCCACAACGTGCCCTGGTCGTACGAGGAGACCCTGGCCGCCACCGCCTGCCCCGTGACGGTCCTCGCCGCGGACCCGGACCGCGGCCCGACCTTCACGGCCGCCGAAGGCCTGCGCCTCGCGGCGGCCAAGGCGGACTTCACGTGGTCGACGGTCCCGGGGGCGGGCCACTCCGTCCACCGCGACAACCCGGAAGCGGTCGTCGCCGCCGCGCTGGCCGGACAGGCCCCCCACTAG
- a CDS encoding aldo/keto reductase: protein MRTRRIGDAEVSAVGLGGMNLSIEGRPDEARSIATIHAAIDAGVTLIDTADSYHLAGHDELGHNERLIAKALASHSGGADVLVCTKGGHSRPDLDPGPYIWPVNGRPEHIKAACEGSLARLGVEAIGLYFLHRTDRDVPYEDSVGAIRDLLDAGKIRMAGISNAGTEQISFANDILGGRLVAVQNQFSPAFRSSEPELELCHSLGIAFLPWGPLHGVSRSDAGTPVHDRFTRVAEAHGVSPQQVVLAWMLGKSPLVVPIPGSTRPETARDSAAAADLTLDDSERSALDAL, encoded by the coding sequence ATGCGGACACGCCGGATCGGTGACGCCGAGGTCAGCGCCGTGGGGCTCGGCGGCATGAACCTGTCGATCGAGGGCCGGCCCGACGAGGCGCGGTCGATCGCCACCATTCACGCGGCGATCGACGCCGGGGTGACCCTCATCGACACCGCCGACTCCTACCACCTGGCGGGACACGACGAGCTCGGGCACAACGAGAGACTGATCGCCAAGGCGCTCGCCTCCCACAGCGGCGGAGCGGACGTACTCGTCTGCACCAAGGGCGGTCATTCGCGCCCCGACCTCGACCCGGGCCCGTACATCTGGCCCGTGAACGGGCGGCCCGAGCACATCAAGGCCGCCTGCGAGGGCTCGCTCGCGCGGCTGGGGGTCGAGGCGATCGGCCTGTACTTCCTGCACCGCACCGACCGGGACGTGCCGTACGAGGACTCCGTCGGCGCGATCCGCGACCTGCTCGACGCCGGGAAGATCCGGATGGCGGGCATCTCCAACGCCGGCACCGAGCAGATCTCCTTCGCCAACGACATCCTGGGCGGACGCCTCGTCGCCGTGCAGAACCAGTTCTCGCCCGCGTTCCGCTCCAGCGAACCCGAACTGGAGCTCTGCCACTCCCTGGGGATCGCGTTCCTGCCCTGGGGTCCGCTGCACGGGGTCTCCCGCTCCGACGCCGGCACCCCCGTCCACGACCGGTTCACCCGCGTCGCCGAGGCGCACGGGGTGAGCCCTCAGCAGGTGGTCCTCGCCTGGATGCTCGGCAAATCCCCGCTTGTCGTCCCCATCCCCGGCTCCACCCGGCCCGAGACCGCCCGCGACTCGGCGGCGGCGGCCGACCTGACGCTCGACGACAGCGAGCGCTCGGCACTCGACGCACTGTGA
- a CDS encoding SRPBCC family protein, which produces MAVRHQLIARDPDAVWAVLSDASRYADWVVGTSGTEPAGGDWPEVGSSLAYTVTLGPRSFEGRTVVRRVEEPRILELEAHSGPLGTARIALDVRPWGEQTLVILDEHPLRGWGALAHNVVLDALIQLRHRSMLGRLAKVVEESREPGETYAADARPAAARKG; this is translated from the coding sequence ATGGCCGTTCGGCACCAGCTCATCGCCCGCGACCCCGACGCCGTCTGGGCCGTCCTGTCGGACGCGTCCCGCTACGCCGACTGGGTCGTCGGGACGTCCGGGACCGAGCCGGCCGGGGGTGACTGGCCGGAGGTCGGCTCGTCGCTCGCGTACACCGTGACGCTGGGCCCCCGGTCCTTCGAGGGGCGCACCGTCGTACGGCGCGTCGAGGAGCCCCGCATCCTCGAACTCGAAGCGCACAGCGGCCCCCTCGGGACGGCCCGGATCGCGTTGGACGTACGGCCCTGGGGCGAGCAGACCCTCGTGATCCTCGACGAGCACCCGCTGCGCGGCTGGGGCGCCCTGGCCCACAACGTCGTCCTCGACGCGCTGATCCAGCTCCGCCACCGCAGCATGCTCGGACGGCTCGCGAAGGTGGTCGAGGAGTCGCGCGAACCCGGGGAGACGTACGCGGCGGACGCCCGGCCCGCGGCCGCCCGGAAGGGCTGA
- a CDS encoding acyl-CoA dehydrogenase family protein: MTVREFGVVSGTVDRKAVASAEGLLPLLRSNAAEAERGKRLPAANVEALEAAGLTRLTTPARFGGSQASLATEFEVTRTLATACGSTAWVTALYALCGYWASLFPDSVQEEVFADPGARVAGISTPAGTLAPVDGGFVLNGRWPWNTGVLDSTWNVLATLLPQDDGSMAPYLVLVPTPEMTVLDDWNMSGMGGTGSNTSVATDLFVPAERAVFFPPLLAGAHASDANRGEVEYSYAVFPFLLLASAGTLLGMAQGALRSFLERAPGRATSFEDFAPQSASPVAQYQVGEIDMLIKSALAFARDAVDLVQGHAVAGTDMTPEERVHVRATVAYVTRCSTEAATKLSRIGGASAFGLDVAGQRMNRDLAVLSNHALLNYEANLGLLGSSLMGNPVESVFL, translated from the coding sequence ATGACCGTCAGGGAATTCGGCGTGGTGTCGGGAACGGTGGACCGGAAGGCGGTCGCGTCGGCGGAGGGGCTGCTCCCCCTGCTGAGGAGCAACGCCGCCGAGGCGGAGCGGGGGAAGCGGCTGCCCGCGGCGAACGTCGAGGCCCTGGAGGCGGCCGGGCTGACGCGGCTGACCACGCCCGCCCGGTTCGGCGGGTCGCAGGCGAGCCTGGCGACGGAGTTCGAGGTGACCCGTACGCTCGCCACCGCCTGCGGCTCCACGGCCTGGGTGACGGCGCTGTACGCCCTGTGCGGGTACTGGGCCTCGTTGTTCCCCGACTCCGTGCAGGAAGAGGTCTTCGCCGACCCGGGCGCCCGGGTTGCGGGCATCTCGACCCCCGCCGGGACCCTCGCCCCGGTGGACGGCGGCTTCGTGCTGAACGGCCGCTGGCCGTGGAACACCGGCGTCCTGGACTCCACCTGGAACGTCCTCGCCACACTCCTGCCGCAGGACGACGGCTCCATGGCCCCGTACCTCGTGCTGGTCCCCACCCCGGAGATGACGGTCCTCGACGACTGGAACATGAGCGGGATGGGCGGAACGGGAAGCAACACCTCCGTCGCCACCGATCTGTTCGTCCCGGCGGAGCGCGCGGTGTTCTTCCCGCCGCTCCTGGCCGGAGCACACGCGTCGGACGCCAACAGGGGCGAGGTCGAGTACTCGTACGCGGTGTTCCCGTTCCTGCTGCTGGCGAGCGCCGGCACGCTCCTCGGCATGGCGCAGGGCGCCCTGCGGTCCTTCCTGGAGCGGGCTCCCGGCCGGGCCACGTCGTTCGAGGACTTCGCGCCGCAGTCGGCGAGCCCTGTCGCCCAGTACCAGGTCGGCGAGATCGACATGCTGATCAAGTCCGCCCTCGCCTTCGCCCGCGACGCCGTCGACCTCGTGCAGGGGCACGCCGTCGCGGGAACCGACATGACCCCCGAGGAGCGCGTGCACGTCCGCGCCACCGTGGCGTACGTGACGCGCTGCTCGACCGAGGCGGCGACGAAGCTCTCCCGCATCGGCGGGGCGAGCGCCTTCGGCCTCGACGTCGCGGGCCAGCGCATGAACCGGGACCTCGCCGTCCTGAGCAACCATGCCCTGCTCAACTACGAGGCGAACCTCGGCCTGCTCGGCTCCTCCCTCATGGGCAACCCCGTCGAATCGGTCTTCCTGTAG
- a CDS encoding nuclear transport factor 2 family protein translates to MTNVDELSDRYAPEAETPLIDTFVAALNAGDLDRLAGCFAEGAIVNDAGREIRGRKAIAAWAEREFLAHGGHITPTRMHPVSALGGDIVVEADLSGTLRHGPTTLVVTLTEGAIALLRLRA, encoded by the coding sequence ATGACGAATGTGGACGAACTTTCCGACCGGTACGCCCCCGAGGCCGAGACCCCGCTGATCGACACCTTCGTCGCGGCGCTCAACGCCGGCGACCTCGACCGGCTGGCCGGTTGTTTCGCCGAAGGTGCCATCGTCAACGACGCGGGGCGCGAGATACGCGGCAGGAAGGCGATCGCGGCCTGGGCCGAGCGTGAGTTCCTGGCGCACGGCGGTCACATCACCCCGACACGGATGCACCCCGTGAGCGCGCTCGGCGGGGACATCGTCGTCGAGGCGGACCTGTCCGGCACGCTGCGCCACGGCCCCACCACCCTCGTGGTCACCCTCACGGAGGGCGCCATCGCCCTGCTGCGGCTGCGGGCCTGA